The Sandaracinus amylolyticus genomic interval CGATCCGATCGCGCCGATCACCCTCGGCGACTACGAGGACGTGTGGATCGACGAGGTCGACGCGGTGCTCGTCCGCAAAGATCCTCCGTTCGACGCGAACTACCTCTGGGCGTGCCACCTGCTCGAGCACGTCCGCGGCAAGACGCTCGTCGTCAACGATCCGCGCGCGCTGCGCGACGCGAACGAGAAGCTCTACGCGACGCACTTCCCGTCGCTCATGCCCGCGACGCTCGTCGCGAACGACAAGGCACGCATCAAGCGCTTCGTCACCGAGGTCGGCGGGCGCGCCGTGCTCAAGCCGCTCAGCGGCGCGGGCGGCGAGAGCGTGTTCCTGCTTGCCGAGGGCGACCTCAACGTCAACGCGATCATCGAGACCGTCACGCAGGACGGGAAGCGCGTCGCGATGGCCCAGGAGTTCCTCCCGAAGGTCACCGAGGGCGACAAGCGCATCCTCCTGCTCGACGGCGAGCCCCTCGGCGCGATCCTCCGCGTCCCGCAGCGCGGCGACGTGCGCTCGAACATCCACGTCGGCGGCACCGTCGAGAAGACCGAGCTCGACGCGCACGACCGCGCGATCTGCGCCGAGGTCGGCCCGCGCTGCAAGAAGGACGGCCTCTACTTCGTCGGCCTCGACGTGATCGGCGGCAAGCTCACCGAGGTCAACGTGACGAGCCCGACCGGCATCCAGCAGATGTCGCGGCTTTCGGGCCAGGACCTCTCGGCGCGCGTGATCGAGTGGCTCGAGCAGCGTTCCGCGAGCTGATCGTCGGCTGGCACGGCTCGCGGGAGCGCCAGCTGCGCGTCCTCGCGAAGCACGACGAGTCGAAGCACGGCGCGGACGTCCTCACGCACGTGCCGCGCACCTTCCGCGCGATGAGCTTCCCCGAGGGCTGGGCCCGCGAAGGTCAGCGCCTCGCGGAGCGTCTCGAGCGCGCACACGCGGCCCGCCCGATGCCGCTCGTGATCCACGCGTTCAGCAACGCGGGCTTCTGGACCACCGCCGCGCTGCTCGATCGGCTCTCCCCCGCGCTGCGCGACGCGCATCGCGCGACCGTGATCGACTCCGCGCCCGGGTTCCCGCCGCACATCGAGGCGCGCTTCACCGCGCGCTACGCCACCCGCGCGATGCTCCCGGCACTGCTCGCCCGATTCGGCTTGCGCGCGTCGCACACGCACCCGCTGGTCGGTCCGCCGTTCGCGGCGTTCCTCTACGCGTGGCACCACGTCGCGCCGAAGCAGGTGCGCTTCATGGAGAGCAGCCTCGCGCGCCTGCGCGACGCCCACCGCGAGCGGCCGCTCATGGTCGTCTGGGGTGGCCGCGACGAGCTCGTCCCGGCGCGCTTCGTCGAGGCGTTCGTGCGTGACTGCGAGGCCCACGGCGTCCCGCTCGAGCGCCTCTTCTTCCAAGAGGGCGACCACGTCCGCCACCTCGTCGCCCACCGCCGCGAGTACTTCGCTGCGCGCGACGCCTTCCTGGCGCGCGTCTGAGCGCAGGGAGCGCCGAATGTGGAGCGTGGCGCGCTCTGCGCCCCTACGCGCCGATGAGGTACGACCCTGCCCCACCCGGCGCGACGCTCCCCATCGCATCCCGGTGTCACCCCTGCGAGTGCATCGCTGCAAGGGGGGTTGCAGATCCGAAAGGCGCCCACGGAAACGCGCCGGCGCAATCGCGAGAAACGTGGGGCAACTGCTTCCCGAACGTCTGGCACGGCCCTCGCTAAAGCCCCAGACGCGACCCGGTGACCTCGGCGAGTCTGCCCCCCCAACCGCCGATCACGCCAGGTCGCGCCAGGCCCGCGCTGCATGCCCCCCCCGCAGCGCGGGCCGCTTTTTTCCGTCCGCGAATCGCGGCGTTTCATCTGGGACCGGGCAAGACCCTCAGGGTTTTGCCCGGTCCATGACGTCCTGCGCGTGGCTCAGGGATGCGTGGTCGGAGAGGGCGGCCCCTCCACCTGCACGAAGCTCTGCACGGCGAGCCATCCCGTCGCGAGGAGCAGCGCCACCAGGATCGCGACCAAGACCGGCAGCGTGCCCCGCGGTCCCGCCTGCTCCGCGAACCGGTCGCGATAGAACCGTCCGCGGCTCCGCGCGCGCAGGCGCGACTGCACGCCGGGCAGCAGGTCCGGCGAGGCCTCGGGTCCCTCCTTCTGGTCCCCCGCGTCCCCACCGATCGCCGCCGCGCCGCGCACCACCATCCGGTACGCGTCGAGCTCGTCCTGCAGCTCGGGGTCGCTCGCGAGCGCAGCCTCGAACGCGGCCTTCTTCGCGGGATCGAGGCTCCCCTCGATCACGTCTCCGAAGAGGTCGCGCGCCTCGTCGCTCGTCATCGCTTCCATCGTCTCACTTCTTCCCCGACGACGCCTTCACCGCGGGGGTGCTCGAGCGACGCTCGCCGGTCGCGCGCTGCACGGCCTTCGCGAGCGCCAGACGCGCGCGGTGCAGCCGACTCTTCACGGTGCCCTCGGGCAGCCCGGTCTCCTGCTGGATCTCCTCGTAGCTCATGTTCTCGACGTCACGCATGATCACGAGCACGCGCTGGTCCTCGTCGAGCTCCATGATCGCCTCGCGCACGATCGTCTCGATCTGGTTCGCCTCGGCCTGCTGATCGGGGCGCGCGACCTGCGCCGACGAGCTCATCGACGCGCTCTCGACCGCGCCGTGCTCGGCGATCTCGTCGAGCTCCTTCTTCTTCCCGCGCGCGCGACGGTCCAGGTACTTGATCCGGTTCTTGCAGTGGTTCGTCGCCACCCGATAGAGCCAGGTCGAGAGCTTGCTGTCCCCGCGGAAGCCCTCGATCGACTTGAAGACCGTGATGAAGACCTCCTGCGCGACGTCCTCGGCCTCGCTGCGATCGCCGAGCATGCGCAGCACGAGGCGGAACACGCGCTCCTGATACAGGCGGACGAGCTCGTTGAACGCGGCTTCGTCGCGTCGTCGGAGCCGCTCGATCAGCTGTTCTTCGTGGCCGTCGGGCATCGGCACGTGGAACCCGAGGGCCTCGGCACGACGCTCCAGCGCGGCGTGATCGAGATCGTCGGGAACGAGGTCCACGCGCCCGAGACAACCTCGGCCGAGCGCGGTTCCGGCGAAGGTAGCCGGGATGCGCGATCACCCTCAAGCTCGATGGAATGCGCGCGATCCTGCTCGTCGATCACGGCAGCCGCGTCGACGCGGCGAACGCGCAGCTCGGCGACGTCGCGCAGCTGGTCGCGCGCATCGCGGGCGACGGCACGATCGTGCGTCACGCCCACATGGAGCTCGCGACGCCGTCGATCCCCGAGGGCATCGACGCGCTGGTGCGCGAGGGCGCGACCGAGATCGTCGTGGTGCCGTACTTCCTCGCGCCGGGAAGGCACGCGACGAGCGACGTCCCGCGGATCGCGTCCGAGGCCGCGAGCAAGCACCCCGCCGTGAACGTGCGGGTCGCGGCACCGCTCGGCGTGCACGAGCTCCTCGCTCGCCTGGTCCTGGTGCGCGCGCGGGAGTGACGAAGCTCCTCAGTGCACGAAGTAGCGGAAGCCGAGCAGCAGCCACGTGTCGTCGTCGCCCACGACCTGCTGGCGCCACGAGAAGTCGAGTCCCCAGTCCTGGGTGACGTAGCCGAGGCCCGCCGTCACGTAGTGGATGTCGCGACCGGTGTCGAAGCTGTAGCCCGCGCGGATCGGCACCCCGCTGATGAACACCTCGACCGCGCCGCCGAACGCCGCCTCGGGACGAAGCGACCCGTCGACGTTGTAGAAGGTCGACAGATCGGCGAGCCCGTCGAACGCGATCGTGACCATGCGGTCGATCGTGTAGCTCGCGCTGCCGCCCACCAGGCGCGGCACGAGCGACGTGCCGTGATCGATCAGGTTGAAGCCCAGCGCCGCGATGTGCAGGCCTTCGATCGGCATCACGCGGATCGCCGCGTCGACCGTGACGCCTTCCGCGAACGGGCCGCGGGTGTCGCCCTCGGGCTGCCCCTCGCGCCAGTAGCTCATGTACCGGCCCGACACGCCGATCGCGAACGCATCGCCGATCGGCAGCGCGAGCGAGAGGCGCCCTTCCATCCCGCCGTGCCCGTACTCGCCGTTGCCGTGGATGTAGCGATAGGACATGCCCATCGCGATCGGCGAGCTGTACGAGTCGACGACCGCTGCGCCCACGCTGAAGCGCGTCGTGCCCGGCTCGTACCCGGCGACCGACTCGATGTGATAGACGCGCCCGATCGTCAGGCCGGCCGCGTTGTACTGGAGCGCCGACGTCGAGGCCGCCGAGGCACGCGCGCCGAGGCCCATCGCGAGGCCGCGCGTCGTGTCGTAGCCCTCGGCGACCGGAGGATCGATCGCCGCCTGCGCCGCGAGCCGAGCTGGTGCGCCGAGCGAGATCGCGAGGGACCCTGCGAGCACGAGCACCCCCGCTGCACCTGACCAACGCACCATCGCTCCTCCGATCCCTCTGCGATCCCCCGAACGCCCGTTTCCCGAACGCCTGGACAGCGGTGTCCCTGCTTAACCGGGTTCGGCGCCGCACACCAAGAAAACCGCGTCGAACCGGTCGCAAACGCGGGAATGCGCCTCGCCTCGCGCGCGATCCGCCCGCCCGTGTGGACGGCCTCGGAGGGTCACGCGGCGGAATGCCACGAATCCAGTGTGATCACGCTGGCTCCCGTGACGAAACGGAGACCGGATCGAAGAGGCTCGGCGGATCACGTGTGATCTCCGAGGCTTCCCGAAACGGTTCGACGCACTGCGTCTGGACGCGTTCGGAACGAGCACGTCGCGGACGAAGAAAACCCAATCAGATCATGAGCTTAGAAGTTTCCGCAGGAAGACCCGTAGACGGCACCCGGGAGCTTTGCTAGCGTCGGTCTTCCTCGGGGAGGCGGGTTGCCTCCGATCGAGTGTCTCGCTCCCTCCTCGGCAGTTCGTGAGGGATGCCGTAGCTCGGATGATGCGTCCCGGATCGGGTGCAGCATCGGAGTGACGGTAATTTGGCCGGGACGTGTTGCCGCGATAGCAGTCGTTCTTCGTTCGCGGAAACCGCTCACCCGTGCCGACGCGAGGCAGATGTCGCTGTGCTGCTGGCAGAAGTCGCTGTGCTGCTGTGCTCCAGATAGCTGGGTAGATGTTCCGATGGGCAGCTCTTCGAGAAGCCACCTCTCCTAGAACCAAGCGTCCTTCGAAACACGCACCCGAACAGCGAACCTCGATCGAGACGGCGACCCTGAACGAACCGATGGAGCGACCCAGGCTGTGGAAAGCCTGTGGATCGCTTGGACAAGTGCGCTCAACTGCTGGGGTATCTGGCATGGACGGGCTGTGGGAATCGACTCTCGGCAGACTTCGCGGAAGGCTCGCGGAAGAGACCTACGCGACGTGGCTGGAGCCGATTCGCTTCGATGGGATCGAGGGCCGGATCGTGCGGCTGCGGATTCCGAACCGCTTCTTCGCGGATTGGATCTCGGCGCGGTATCTGCCCGACATCCTCGAGTCGCTCGCGGCGCTGACCGGCGCCGAAGGGCTGGACGTCTCGTGGGTCGTCGATCCGAGCCTGCAGGAGCAGGTGACGTCGGCCGGGCAGGTGGCCAGCCCGGCGGTGGCGGATCGTGAGGTCGCGTCGACCGGCGTCATGCTCGCGCCGGGCGCGATGCTCGCGGACGAGGCGATGCTCTCGCGCGGTGCGCGCATGGCGGCCGCGGGTCGGGTGACCGCGCGTGCGTCGCGTCCGCCGGTGCGCGCGCTGCGCGCCGCGGGCGAGCTGCCCTTCGACGTCGAGGGCGGTGCCGATCGCGCGCCGATCGCACGCCCGCCCGTCGCGCGCAGCGTCGCGGCGGATCGCGTCGCGCCGCCGGTCGAGAGCGGAAGTCCCGTGGGCGAGCAGTCGTATGCCCTGAACCCTCGTTATCTCTTCGACAACTTCGTCGTCGGGCCGTCGAACCAGCTCGCGCACGCGGCCTCGATCGCGGCGAGCTCGAGCCCGGGCAAGCGCTACAACCCGCTCTTCATCTACAGCAAGGTCGGCCTCGGCAAGACGCACCTCGTCAACGCGGTCGGCCATCGCGTGCTCGAGGATCGTCGTGACGCGCGCGTGCTCTTCCTGAGCGCCGAGCGCTTCACCAACGAGTTCATCTGGGCGCTGCAGCACAAGCGCATCGACGAGTTCCGCGCGCGTTATCGCGGCTCGTGCGACGTGCTGGTGATCGACGACATCCAGTTCCTCGCGGGGCGCGAGCAGACGCAGGAAGAATTCTTCCACACGTTCAACGCGCTCTATCACGCGGACAAGCAGATCGTCGTCACGAGCGACGTCTATCCGCAGCACATCCCCGAGATGCAGGAGCGCCTGATCTCGCGCTTCCAGTGGGGCCTCGTCGCCGACATCCAGGCGCCGGAGCTCGACACGCGCATCGCGATCCTCCGCAAGAAGGCGGAGCAGGAGCAGCTGCACCTCGGCGACGACGTCGCGCTGCTGGTCGCGCAGGTCGTGCAGAGCAACGTGCGCGAGCTCGAGGGGACGCTGCTTCGTCTCGCGGTGCTCGCGGACGCGCAGCAGCGCCCGCTCGACATCGAGCTCGCGCGGATGGCGCTCGGCGCGCACCAGCCGAAGGGTCGCGACGCGCGTCAGACGAGCGTCGAGGACATCCAGCGCGCGGCCTGCGAGTACTTCCAGATCGGTATCAAGGAGCTGATGAGCGATCGCCGGCACCGCAACGTGTCGCTGCCGCGCATGATCGCGATGTACATCTGCCGCGAGCGGCTCGATCTGAGCTACCCGATGATCGGCGCGCGCTTCGGCAACAAGGACCACACCACGGTCATGAACGCGCACCGCAAGATCAGCGGTCTCGTCGAGAGCGACGAGCGCGTGAAGCGCGCGATCGAGGTGATCGAGCGCAAGGTCGGCATCAGCTGAGCGTCGTGATAGGACCAGGCGATGAAGGTGCGACCATCGAGGATCGCGCTCGTCGCCTTGGTCCTCTCGGGCGCATGCGGCGCGCGCACCGCGATCGACGCGCGCGATGGCGGGTCGATCGACGCGGCCTCGATCGACGCGGCCTCGATCGATGCGATGCGACCGATCGACGCGATGCGACCGATCGACGCGAACGTGCTCGTGCCGACCTGCGCGCTCGACGCGTCGAACGCCTCGGTGGCGGGCACCACGCCGCTGGGTCCGATCGACGCACGTCACGCGTGGGCCGGGCTGCTCGAGGCGTGCGGCGGCGGAGACGTGCTCCACGTGTCGGAGGCAGCGCAACTCGCGTTCCGCAACGGCGCGTTGTTCCCGGACCCGCTCGAGCCGTCGCTCACGTTCGTCGACCTTCCGAGCGCGCCGGGGCGATACGACGACGTCGAGGTGAGAGCGCGCCGCGACGGCGAGTCGGTCAGTGCACGCGCGACCGTCCGGGTGATCGAGCGGGACGGCCCATCCGACGATCCGCGCGGCCCTTCGCGCGACGACGCGTTCTGCCGCTGTGATCCGCGCTTCGTCGACGCGCCCGAGGCATGCGAGGAAGGAGCGCTCCGGAGGCTCCTCGCCCAGGTCGAGATCGACGTGCCCGGCTGGTCGGTGCGCGGAACCGTGCAGGCGCTCTACTGCCACGACCTGCACGGCATCTGCTTCTGATCATCGACGCGGCTCGCGCGCGCGGATGCGCGCGAGCGCGTCGTCGTAGAGTGTCCAGCCGTCGAGCTCGAAGGCGCGCTCGCCGTCCCACCCGGCGGCGAGCGCGGCCTCGATGAAACACCGCCTGACGACGGTCGCGTGCAGCGGCAGCCACTCCGGGCCGTTCGCGCGCATCCGGATGATGGCGCCCGCGGCTCCGTCGCGATCCATCGAGGTGCCGTCGAATTCGATCCGCAGTGCGCCGGGCGCGTCGGCTCGCCGCACCACCAGCGTCAGCGTGCCGAGCCACCCGAAGCCGTGAGGTTCTTCCTCGCGCGGCTCGCCGACGAGCGATGACTCGTAGCGATGCGCGCCGATCCGGATCACGGCATCAGCTGACGCAGGCGCCAGAGGTGCCAGTGCACGCGGCGGCGCGCGGCGTCGAGCTCCCAGCGGACACGGCCGACCAGGATCGCGCTGGTGATCAGCGGCGACATCGACAGCACGAGCAGCACCACGCGCGTCGGCCACTCGGGGAAATGCGTCATGCGCGGCAGGATCGTGATCGCTCCGTCGCGGATCAGGACCGAGGGCGGGATCACACCGGCGATCTCGAGCGCGAACGGCAGTGTGGCCGCGATGCACGCCGCAGCAGTGGTGATCCACCGCCCCGGCCGGTCGAGGTGCACCATGAACGTCGGGATGCTCGCCGCCGTGATCGCCGGCAGCAGGATCAGCGGCGAGAACAGCGACGCGATTGGCATGATCGTGAGCATCGCGAACACCGCGACCGCCGTGCGCATCCACGGGCGCGGCCGCGGGAGCAGATCGACGATCCAGCTGACGATCACCGCCGCGATGATCGCGCCGAGCGCGGTCAGCCCGAGCACGAGATCGCGCGGACCGAGCCACACCACGAGCGGCACGTAGAGCAGCCAGCTGAAGCGCCCTGCGCGCAGCGCGCGCGACGCGACGCGGTGCTGCTTCTCCTCTTCCTCGCGGATCTCGGCTTCCGCTTCTTCGGGCAGCTTCCCGTCGAGCGGCTTCGCGAGCGCGTCGAGCAGCTGCTGCAGCGCCTCGGGGTTCGACGGGTCGGCGGAGAGCGCGCGCGCGAGCCCGCGGATCGCATCACGCTGCGCGGTCGCGCCTTCCGCACCGCTCGATCCCGACGCGCGCTTGAGCGTCTCCTTCGCCGCGCGCAGATGCAGATCCGCGACGAGCTTGCGACGCGCGGTCTCGCGATCTCCGTCGAGGAACGACTCGATCGCCTCGTGGAGCTCGCGGGCCTGCGGGCGCTTGAGCGGATCGGCGTGGGTCGCGCGCACGCAGATCGCCTCGAGCTCGGGCGGCACCGCCGCCTGCGGCGCGCGCACCGAGCACCGCGCGTCCGCGCCTTCGCGCGTCGAGATCATCAGCTCGCGCACGCTCTTGCCGCGATGCAGCGCCTGATGCGTGAGCACCTCGAACAGGATCGCGCCGAGCGAGTACACGTCCGCCGCGGAGTCGGCGTCGTTCGAGCGGTCGATCTGCTCGGGCGCCATGTACCCGGGCGTGCCCAGCAGATCCTGCTCGGCGCGCGTGATCGAACCGAGCAGCGCCATCGGCATGCGCTGCACCTGGGTGCCGACGATGCGCGCGACGCCCCAGTCGAGCACGTAGACCTCGCCGAAGTCGCCGAGCATCACATTCTCGGGCTTCAGATCGCGATGCACCACGCCGCGCGCGTGGGCGTAGTCGATCGCGAGGCACGCCTTCGCGAACGCCGAGAGCATGCGGCGCCGGCTGAAGCGGCTGCGCAGGTTCGGATCGTTCTTGCGGAGCCCCTCGAGCACCTCGTGCAGCGTCACGCCGCGGATGCGCTTCATCGTGAAGAAGGGCTCGCCGCTGGGCAGCGTCCCGACCTCGTGCACCGGGACGATCCCCGGGTGATCGAGGTAGCCCTGCACGTGCGCCTCGCGCAGGAAGCGCTCCTTCGCGCGCGACCGATTCGATCGCGTCGGGAGCAGCACCTTCATCGCGACCTCGCGGCCGACGACGCGATCCCAGACGAGGCGCACCTCGCCCATGCCGCCCTCGCCGAGCACCGAGCGACTCTCGTAGCGATCCGCGAGCAGCTCGGGCTGCAGGCTCTGCAGGTTCTTGCGCGACTCGAGGAGCGTCGGACCGTCGTCCTCGTCGTCCTGTCCGCTGCTGGTCAGTGTCGAGGCGCGCGAGTGGGCCGCGGAGCCTCCCTGGAACATGCCCGAGCGTCGCAGTGCGAGCTCTGTCGCGTCGGAATCGTCGGTGATCTCGGAGCTCGACGTGGGGGACGTCAAACGGGTCCTCCGGTGATCGCCGCGGGGCGCACGGCGACGACCCGGGAGCATAGCGCACCGCGTCGAGCAACGTCAGCCGGCGTCACGGAAATGCTGCGTCGATCGAGAGCGAGTGGGGATCGAGGTGCTCGGGGCGCGCGCCGCTCGAGCGCAGGGCCCCGACGCGCAGCCGTCCGGGGCGCACCTCGGCCGGCCCGAGGGGGTGCTCCGAGCGGATCACGTCCCCCGCGCGGAAGTGTGCGGGCGAGAGCCACCCGTTCGCGACGAGATCGACCCGGCTCGGTCGCTTGCCCTCGCCGATGCGCAGCGCGAGGTCGGACGGGCACGCTCCGAGCGCGACGAGGTCGAGCGTCAGCACGAGCCCGCTGCCGCGCCGCTCGAGCCGAGCATCGCGCAGCCGCAGGCACCCGGTGAGGCGGCGTCCGGCGCGCCGATCGTCGTCGTGGCCGATGATCGCGCGGGCGCCGATCCCTTCGCGCGGATCACGTCCGCGCTCGAGCAGCAGGTAGTCGCCGCCCGCTTCGACGAGGGCGTGATCATCACGCGCGATCCACGCGCGGATCTCGGGCTCTTCGCTGGTGCGGAGCAGGTCTTCGTCGTGGGCGAAGCGCACGCGGTGCGACGCGTCGAGCACGACGAAGTCGGCGCGTGTCTCGGGCGGCGGCGCGCGGCGCAGATCACGGCGCTCCGCGAGGTGCGGCAGGAGCGCGTCGGGGGCCTGGACCGACGCGCTGGGCCCGATGCGCGCGACGATGCGACGCGCCGCGTCCGTGCTCTCGTCGGCGACGAACGGCTCGCGCGAGAACGCGAGCGAGAGCGGCGTGCCACCCGCGATCACGTGCGCGAAGAACGCGCTCGTCGCGAGCGGCGCGAGCCGGAGGAGCGCGCCGTCGGGCAGCGCCGCCGCGCCGTGGATCGCGGAGGCGAGCACGAACGGCATCGCGGGCGTCAGGTAGTGCGAGTCGAGGTCCGTCGTGCCCGGGAAGTCCGAGAGCAGGTTGATCGCGAGCACGGGGGCGGCGATCACCAGGAACCCCGGTCGCAGCAGCGGCAGGAGCGCGCACGGCGCGGTGATCAGCGCGAGGTAGAGCACGCGGTGCCGCGCCGAGAGGTGCTCGATCAGCTCGCCCGGATGCGTGAGCACGTACCGCGCGACCTCGGTGGTGCTGCGCCCGAAGCGCCCGAAGTGCAGCTCGAGCGATCCCTCGGGCGGCGCGAACCGCGGGTGCAGCACGAGCACGAACAAGAGCACGTATGCGAGCGACACCACCGCGACGAGCACACCGGCGCGCGCGAGGCGCGTGCGCTCCGCCGAGCGCGGCGAGCGCACCGCGAGCCCACACGCCGCGACCCCGACCAGCATCGTGACCAGCCCGAGATCCTCGCGGCAGAGCAGCACGCCGAGCGTCGCGAGCACGATCCCCGGACCGCTTCGGCGATCGAGCGCGTCCGCCGCCCACGCGAGCGGCAGCACCGCGACGCTGCCCGGGTGGAACTCCTCCGACGCGACGTGCGCGAGGTTCGGATGGAGCAGCCACGCGAGCGCCGCGACGATCGCGCCCGGCGCGCCGAGGTGACGCGCCCCGATGCGCGCGATCGGCAGCGCCGCCGCCGAGAGCGCGATCGACTGCGCGACGAGCAGCGTCGGCGCCTGCCCGAAGAGCATCCCGATCACGCCGAGCGGGCGCAGGATCCACGCGAGGTGAAGCCCGAGCTCGTGCGCGCCGACGATCGGGTTCCATCCGTCGCCGTGGACCGCGCCCCACGCCATGCGCGCGTAGAACGCGAGATCGAACGTCTCGTTGTGGAACGTGTGCCAGCGCAGCAGCGAGAGCGTCGCGAACGTGATCGCCGCGATCACCACCAGCGCGTGCACCGCGCGACGCGTGCCGGCCCACGGGATCGGCGAGGGCTCGCCGCGCGCATCGCGCCACCACTCTCTCACGGCGGCGCAAGGGTGGGCGACGCACGGGGTGCTCGCAAGGCGGGATCACTGCGCAGGGAGCGCAGCAATTCCGAGAGGTTGCATCGGGGTGGGGGCAACGCCTATCTTCGCGCCGTGCGCGGGCTCTACGCGATCGTCGATCCGGACCGTTGTGCAGGGCGCGATCCCGTCGAGGTCGCGAGCGCGATCCTTCGTGGTGGATGTGCGCTGATCCAGGTCCGCGCGAAGCGGATGCCCGACCGCGAGCGGCTCGCGCTCGTGCGTGCCGTGCGGGCGCGCGCGAAGGAGCACGGCGTGCCTTTCGTGGTGAACGATCGGCCCGATCTCGCGCTGCTCGTCGACGCGGACGGGCTCCACCTCGGGCAGGACGATCTGCCGATCGCCGAGGCGCGACGCATCGTCGGACGGATGATGATCGGCCGCTCGACGCACGATCTCGCGCAGCTGCGCGCCGCGATGCACGAGGGCGCGAACCTCGTCGGCTTCGGGCCGGTGTTCGCGACGAAGAGCAAGGAGAACCCGGATCCGGTGGTCGGCCTCGAGGGGCTCGCGCGTGCGGTGCGCGTGGCGCGCGTCCCGATCGTCGCCATCGGCGGGATCACCGAGGCGAGCGCGCCCGGCGTCGCACGCACCGGTGTCGCGCTGGGCGCTGCGATCGCGGCGATCGGCGAGGCGCGCGATCCCGAGCAGACCGCGCGCGCGCTGCATCTCGCGCTCGGCGGGGGCGAGGGGTGATCATCGAGCTCGCGGTGAGCGCCGCGGCGGTCGTCGTCGCGTCCGCGGTCGCGCGCGCCATCGTGCAGCGACGTGCGGCCCAGGACGCCGAGCGCGAGAAGCGCCTCGCGGCTGCAGCGCGCGCGAACGATCCGCGCCGTGGTCTCCGGGTCGGCGACGTGCTCCTCCACGTCGGCGACGAGCTCTGGCTCGCGGGCATGATCGAGCTCGACGAGGAGGGCACGCTGCTGTCGATCTTCCGCGCGCCCGAGAACACACGCACCGCGTGGGTCGCGCAGCTCGACGACGAGGCGCGCGAGCTCGCGCTCCTCGCCCACTCCGACGAGGTGCCCGAGGGCCACGTCCCCGATCGCCTACCGCTCGGCGGCCGCGTGCTCTCGCTCTTGCGTCGCGGCAGCGCGAAGGTGCGCGGCCACGGCGAGCACCTGCCGCCCCACGGCCCGAAGGCGCGCTTCACGATCCTCCACGACGCGGGCGGCCGCGTCGCGATGGTGATCGACTTCGAGGGCGCGCCGCGCCTCACGCTCGTCGGTGATCGCGTCGAGCGCGCGCTGATCGACGTGCTGCCCGGCGGCGAGCGCGGGCCCGAGTAGGCCCGCTCAGCGCTTCTTCGCGCCCGCGGCCTTCTTGCGCGGCTTGGGCGCGGGCTCCTCGACCGGCGCGGGCGGCGCGATGGTCTCGAAGTAGCGGATCGCGCTCTCCATCGAGCTCATCAGCGCCTCGCGCACCACGGTCGCGAGCGCGTTGTCGTTCGTCTTGAGCGCGTCGTAGTAACGCTGGCGCTCGGTCGCGTGGATGATCGCGGGCGGGAACCCGTTCTGCAGCAGGATCAGGTTGCCGACGAGGCGCGCGACCTTCCCGCTGTGCTTGGGGAACGGGTAGATGTGCAGCAGCTGGAAGTGCGCCTTCGCCGCGAGCCGCACCGGGTGCGTGGTGCGCTTCGTCTCCGCGGCGTTCACCCACTGCGTGAACTGGCGCAGCTTGTAGCTGATCTTGTCGGGCGTCGCGATCTCGTGGAAGTACAGCCGGTGGATCGGCATGTCCTTCCGGTACGCCGGAGGCTTCTTGCCCTCGACCTCCTCGGGCGCGAGGCACACGTAGAGGTCCTTCAGCGTGTCGAGGTCGATCTTGAGCTTC includes:
- the gshB gene encoding glutathione synthase, whose protein sequence is MRIVVLMDPVSTVLVDADTSFALMLAAQERGHRVDHALITDLFLHGWRLGARVRRATMQRDPIAPITLGDYEDVWIDEVDAVLVRKDPPFDANYLWACHLLEHVRGKTLVVNDPRALRDANEKLYATHFPSLMPATLVANDKARIKRFVTEVGGRAVLKPLSGAGGESVFLLAEGDLNVNAIIETVTQDGKRVAMAQEFLPKVTEGDKRILLLDGEPLGAILRVPQRGDVRSNIHVGGTVEKTELDAHDRAICAEVGPRCKKDGLYFVGLDVIGGKLTEVNVTSPTGIQQMSRLSGQDLSARVIEWLEQRSAS
- a CDS encoding DUF829 domain-containing protein: MARAAFRELIVGWHGSRERQLRVLAKHDESKHGADVLTHVPRTFRAMSFPEGWAREGQRLAERLERAHAARPMPLVIHAFSNAGFWTTAALLDRLSPALRDAHRATVIDSAPGFPPHIEARFTARYATRAMLPALLARFGLRASHTHPLVGPPFAAFLYAWHHVAPKQVRFMESSLARLRDAHRERPLMVVWGGRDELVPARFVEAFVRDCEAHGVPLERLFFQEGDHVRHLVAHRREYFAARDAFLARV
- a CDS encoding anti-sigma factor family protein, giving the protein MTSDEARDLFGDVIEGSLDPAKKAAFEAALASDPELQDELDAYRMVVRGAAAIGGDAGDQKEGPEASPDLLPGVQSRLRARSRGRFYRDRFAEQAGPRGTLPVLVAILVALLLATGWLAVQSFVQVEGPPSPTTHP
- a CDS encoding sigma-70 family RNA polymerase sigma factor, with the translated sequence MDLVPDDLDHAALERRAEALGFHVPMPDGHEEQLIERLRRRDEAAFNELVRLYQERVFRLVLRMLGDRSEAEDVAQEVFITVFKSIEGFRGDSKLSTWLYRVATNHCKNRIKYLDRRARGKKKELDEIAEHGAVESASMSSSAQVARPDQQAEANQIETIVREAIMELDEDQRVLVIMRDVENMSYEEIQQETGLPEGTVKSRLHRARLALAKAVQRATGERRSSTPAVKASSGKK
- a CDS encoding sirohydrochlorin chelatase, whose translation is MRAILLVDHGSRVDAANAQLGDVAQLVARIAGDGTIVRHAHMELATPSIPEGIDALVREGATEIVVVPYFLAPGRHATSDVPRIASEAASKHPAVNVRVAAPLGVHELLARLVLVRARE
- the dnaA gene encoding chromosomal replication initiator protein DnaA, with the protein product MERPRLWKACGSLGQVRSTAGVSGMDGLWESTLGRLRGRLAEETYATWLEPIRFDGIEGRIVRLRIPNRFFADWISARYLPDILESLAALTGAEGLDVSWVVDPSLQEQVTSAGQVASPAVADREVASTGVMLAPGAMLADEAMLSRGARMAAAGRVTARASRPPVRALRAAGELPFDVEGGADRAPIARPPVARSVAADRVAPPVESGSPVGEQSYALNPRYLFDNFVVGPSNQLAHAASIAASSSPGKRYNPLFIYSKVGLGKTHLVNAVGHRVLEDRRDARVLFLSAERFTNEFIWALQHKRIDEFRARYRGSCDVLVIDDIQFLAGREQTQEEFFHTFNALYHADKQIVVTSDVYPQHIPEMQERLISRFQWGLVADIQAPELDTRIAILRKKAEQEQLHLGDDVALLVAQVVQSNVRELEGTLLRLAVLADAQQRPLDIELARMALGAHQPKGRDARQTSVEDIQRAACEYFQIGIKELMSDRRHRNVSLPRMIAMYICRERLDLSYPMIGARFGNKDHTTVMNAHRKISGLVESDERVKRAIEVIERKVGIS